The DNA window TCCACATTGGCGCATCAGGTATGGTATGTCTCGCTCGTCTGGACACTTCCGGCCCTTGGAATTCTTTTGCTCAGCCTGTTGAAAGGACGCTTCTTCTGTCGATGGATCTGTCCATTAGGCACCATTTATTCCATTCCATCGCAGTTCAGTGCAAAAAAAAGAATTCTGCCATGGAAGCTGAACGGATACCTCTTCTGGTTTACGATTTCGGCGTCGGTGGCCGGGCTGCCTTTGATTCTGTTTCTTGACCCGCTTTCGACTTTCACCCGGTTCGGAGTACTCGGACAGGGGACTGCGCATGCCATGGCATGGATTCCCGGAGCGCTGATACCTGTTTTCTTACTGCTGAGTTTTGTTCAACCTCACATTTGGTGCATGCAGCTCTGTCCGCTGGGATACATGGTTGAGAAGCTTAAGGTGAAAACGCCGCAGACTGATAGATCGATAAAATCCAGCCGTCGTGAAATTTTAACCGGTTTGGCGCTGGGGGTTCCGACAGCCATGGTCTTAAAACAGAATGCCAGGGCTGTACAGCCTCCGGTATTGCCGCCCGGCGCCAAAACGCTGGATGATTTTGCGGCAACCTGCATGCGTTGTTACGCCTGTGTGAAAGCCTGTCCAACCGGTGTGTTGACAGTGCGGAAAGAGGGGGGGCTGGCAGAGCTCTGTCTGCCCGAAATGGACTTTGATCGAATGGATGGGTCATATTGTGAGCAGTACTGTAATATCTGCACTACAGTTTGCCCCACTGGAGCCATACAGTTTTTAAGCGAAGAAAATAAACAGATGCGTAGAATTGCAACCGCCCGTATACGCCGGGGAGCCTGTCTGGCTTGGGAAGACCGACAGGAGTGTATGGCCTGCGATGAATTCTGCAGTTATAACGCCATTGAAATGCACGATGGTAAAGATGGAATCCCTTTGCCGGAAATCAATCCGCTGAAATGCAGGGGCTGCGGGGCCTGCAGGAATATCTGCCCGGCCGTCAAAAAAGGGAATGCCATCGAAATAACGCCATTATCAGAGCAGACGGTGGTTACGACTCAAGATGAAGAATCGGCTGTTGAGCACGGTCGCCGCAGACGTCGCTGGGCGCTCTAATCGAGATACTTGATCTGTTCCAAATTTCACACATTGCAATGTATGAAGTTTATATATGGCCCTTATTTAATGACTGGTTGTATTTTTCATACATTGCAATGTATGAAATTAAGGCGAGTTAAGGATTACAGGCTTTTAAGCGCAGTCTTTAGTTTCGGTAGCGGTTGACGATCGGGATGCGCCGATCGCGATCGAATGATTTCGGAGTAATTTTTACGCCGGGCGGTGATTGGCGGCGTTTATATTCGCTGAGTTCGACGGCATGTACTACACGGCGGACAATGGTCTCGTCGTAGCCCTTTTCAATTAGGGATGAAATGCCCATATCGTTTTCCACATAATCTTCGAGGATTGGATCGAGTTCTTCGTATGGAGGCAGAGAATCGGAATCTTTCTGGTCGGGCCGCAATTCAGCTGAAGGGGGCCGTTCGATGATGCCCGGTGGGATAACGATGCCGCCGGTCTGTTCATTGCGCCATCGACAGAGCTCAAAGACGAGGGTTTTGGGTACATCTTTAATGACGGCAAATCCGCCGGCCATATCGCCGTAGATGGTACAATAGCCCATGGCCATTTCACTCTTGTTTCCAGTAGTCAGTACGAGCCAGCCATATTCGTTGGAGAGCGCCATGATGAGGTTTCCACGAATACGGGCCTGCAGGTTTTCCTCGGCCAGTCCAGGAGTTTTGTCCTTTCCCCATATTTTTGACAGTTCGCCTTTAAACTCATTATAAAGGCCTTTGATGGGGATTTCGTGAAATTCGATATCGAGGATCTTTGCCATTTCGTGGGCATCGCCCAGCGTTCCCGAAGAGGAATACTGGGAGGGCATGGTAACGGAGGCGACGCGGTCTTTACCCAGAGCATCGACGGCAATGGCGAGAACCAGTGCGGAGTCAATGCCGCCGGACAGGGCGACGACGACACGTTTGAAGCCGATTTTATTTACATAATCGCGCAGGCCAAGCTTGAGGGCTTCGTACACTTCCTCCAGGTCCGGAAGAGGTTTTTCTTTGCGGGAGGGAGATTCTTCGAAATAGAGAATATCCTCTTCGAACTGTTTTGCGCGGGCAATGCGGGATCCGTCGGGAGCAAAAACCATGCTGGCACCGTCGAAGACGAGCTCATCCTGTCCGCCGATCAGATTGCAGTAGAGCAGGGTGCTTTTAAGTTTCTTCGCGGTTTCTGCGAGTACATTGATTCGGTCATTCAGCAGTTTTCCGCGGTGATAGGGCGAGGCGGAAAGATTAATGAGCAGGTCAATGTTCCTGTTTTCCAGCGATTGGACGGCTTTTCCGGAAGGGGCCCAGGAATCCTCGCAAATATGGACGGCGGCTTTTTTCCCGTGAATGTCGAGAATCAGAGGCTGGGAGCCGGCTTCAAACAGTCGTTTTTCATCGAAAACGCCATAATTCGGGAGCAGCATTTTCCGGTATTCCCCGATGATTTCCGAACCTTGGAAAACCAGTGCGGCGTTGTATTTTTTCCCTTCTCGGGAAATGGGCGTTCCGACAACGATGACGGGCTCGGACGGAAATTCCTTTCCGAGCCGGGTCAGGAGGGCTTCACAATCGCCACAGAAGTGATCTTTCAGAATCAGATCTTCGGGCGGATATCCGGACAGGGCGAGCTCGGGAAAAACGATCAGTCCGGCTCCAGCGTTGAAGGCTTCCCATGCTTTGGAAATGATACGGTCGGCATTATTTGCCAGTGCGCCGACCGTCGGATTCATTTGAATCAGTGCTGTTTTCATATGTGAGCCGTGACGATGGAGCCGTGAGGCATGGGAATCACACCTCACGATTCTCGCATCATCTACCTTCTGTAGTTCGGCGCTTCTTTAGTGATTTTGATGTCGTGCGCGTGGGCTTCGACGGCTCCGGCTCCGGAAACGCGAACAAATTTTCCGGTGGATTTGAGTTCCGGAATGGTTCGTGCTCCACAATATCCGAGGCTGGCCTGCAGCCCGCCGCAGTACTGTTTCATCACTTTACTGACGGTGCCGGCGAAAGGAACCATGCCTTCGATGCCCTGCGGTACGATATCGTCGTCATCACTCAGTCCGTAGCGCTGACGGGAACCTTCGCGGGACTTCATGGCATCGAGCGATCCCATACCGCGGTAAATAACAAACTGACGGCCTTCATAAATAATTTTTTCACCGGGGGATTCTTCGGTGCCGGCCAATACGGATCCCATCATGACGGTGTCGGCACCGGCCACGAGGGCCTTGGCAATGTCGCCCGAATTTCGGATGCCGCCGTCGGCGACAACCGGGATTTCGCCTTTGAGTGCACTTGCTGCAGCATAAATGGCGGAAATCTGCGGAATGCCGACGCCGGCAACGACACGGGTGGTGCAGATGGATCCGGGGCCGATTCCGACTTTTACGGCATCAGCTCCGGCATCACGCAAGGCCAGCGCAGCTTCGCCTGTGGCGATATTTCCACCGATCACGTCAATATGGGGGAATTTATTTTTCACCCAGGAAACCA is part of the Pontiella agarivorans genome and encodes:
- a CDS encoding NAD+ synthase; translation: MKTALIQMNPTVGALANNADRIISKAWEAFNAGAGLIVFPELALSGYPPEDLILKDHFCGDCEALLTRLGKEFPSEPVIVVGTPISREGKKYNAALVFQGSEIIGEYRKMLLPNYGVFDEKRLFEAGSQPLILDIHGKKAAVHICEDSWAPSGKAVQSLENRNIDLLINLSASPYHRGKLLNDRINVLAETAKKLKSTLLYCNLIGGQDELVFDGASMVFAPDGSRIARAKQFEEDILYFEESPSRKEKPLPDLEEVYEALKLGLRDYVNKIGFKRVVVALSGGIDSALVLAIAVDALGKDRVASVTMPSQYSSSGTLGDAHEMAKILDIEFHEIPIKGLYNEFKGELSKIWGKDKTPGLAEENLQARIRGNLIMALSNEYGWLVLTTGNKSEMAMGYCTIYGDMAGGFAVIKDVPKTLVFELCRWRNEQTGGIVIPPGIIERPPSAELRPDQKDSDSLPPYEELDPILEDYVENDMGISSLIEKGYDETIVRRVVHAVELSEYKRRQSPPGVKITPKSFDRDRRIPIVNRYRN
- a CDS encoding 4Fe-4S dicluster domain-containing protein, with the translated sequence MMSGDGFYKKHKQAIRWSVRLFILGLSIFFLIGGPLPEHAVRWVPALSPLAALSSTLAHQVWYVSLVWTLPALGILLLSLLKGRFFCRWICPLGTIYSIPSQFSAKKRILPWKLNGYLFWFTISASVAGLPLILFLDPLSTFTRFGVLGQGTAHAMAWIPGALIPVFLLLSFVQPHIWCMQLCPLGYMVEKLKVKTPQTDRSIKSSRREILTGLALGVPTAMVLKQNARAVQPPVLPPGAKTLDDFAATCMRCYACVKACPTGVLTVRKEGGLAELCLPEMDFDRMDGSYCEQYCNICTTVCPTGAIQFLSEENKQMRRIATARIRRGACLAWEDRQECMACDEFCSYNAIEMHDGKDGIPLPEINPLKCRGCGACRNICPAVKKGNAIEITPLSEQTVVTTQDEESAVEHGRRRRRWAL